ACATAGCCGACGTGGTCGCCATCGCGGGCAGCATGGACGCTTGCACCAGCGAGGTGGACAGGTAGGAGGGAACGAACTTGGTATTATCTGCGATCACAGAATTTGCAGCCCAGGAGCCTAAGATATACGCTCTGATCATCGGGCTCATCGCCGCCGCCATCCTCGCCTCCGTCATCAACGTGGTGGCGATGCTCTTGGTCTGGCTCGAGAGGAAGGTCATGGGCGACTTTCAGGCTCGGTACGGGCCGAACAGGGTCGGCGGCCGGTGGGGCGTCCTTCAGCTCGGCGCTGACGCCATCAAGCTATTCACAAAAGAGGATGTCATCCCCCGGGGAGCGGACAAGCCCGTCTTTGTCTGGGCTCCCATCGTGGCGGTGGCGACGACTATGCTGGTGGCGGGGGCCCTCCCCTTCGGAGCCGTGATCATAGACGGCAGAGAGATCCCCCTGGTGGTGGCCAACATGGACATCAGCGCCTTCTACATCGAAGCGGCGCTGAGCATCATGGCGATATCCGCCTTCATGGCTGGCTGGTCCTCCAACAACAAGTACTCGATGCTGGGAGCCTTTCGAGGCATCGCCAGGATGATCGCGTACGAGGTTCCGATGGGGGTCTGCGTCATCAGCGTCGCCATCATGGCCCACAGCCTGAACGTGGTGGAGATCGTCCATGCCCAGCAGGGGATCTGGTTTGCCCTGGCCCAGCCGATAGGTTTTGTCATCTTCGGCATCGCCCTCATCACGGACTTGGGGAGGATGCCCTTCGACCAGACCGAGGCTGAAGAGGAGATCATAGCCGGCTACAACACAGAGTACAGCGGCATCCGGTTCGGCCTCCTCTACTTCCAGGAGTATATCGTGATGCTCCTCGGGTCGATCCTCCTCGTCCACCTCTACCTCGGTGGCTGGAACGGCCCCGTCATCCCGGTGATCTCCTTCATATCACCTATGATCTGGTTCTTCATGAAGCTCGTCATAGTGCTGGTGGCCCTGATATGGATCAGGGTATCTCTGCCGCGGTTCAGGATAGACCAGGTCACGGACCTGGGATGGAAGATCCTTCTGCCCCTCTCGATGGTCAACCTCGGATGGGCGGTCGCCGTGGGGCTTTACTTCGCATGAGGTGACGATCTATGGTCCTCAAGAACCTCAAAATGACCTTTAAGCGGGCAACAAGCGGCGTGGAGGTCACCCGTCTCTATCCAGAGAAGATCATGGATCTTCCCGATGCGGAGAGGGGGGTCCACGTTCTGGAGATCAGGAAGTGCATAGGATGCGGAGCGTGTGCACGGATCTGCCCCAACGACTGCATCAAGCTCGTGGCCTACTCCCGCGGAAACCCGGTCAAGAACAAGAAGCTCCAGTATCCTCAGATAGACTATGGCAGGTGCATGTTCTGCGGCCTCTGCGTCGACGACTGCCCTGCCAGCTGCCTGATTATGTCCAAGCAGTTCGAGATATCGGGCTGGAACAGGGAAGACATAATCTACGACCCTGAGGATATCGCCGTCGGCCTCTACTCCGACCAGGAGCTGGCCGAGCTCGCCGAGGAGGCGAGGAAGGCCGAAGAGGAGAAGAAGAGGAAGGCCGCCGAGGCAGCCAAGGCCAAGAAGGAGAAGGCAGCCAAGGCCGCCGATGAAGGAGATAAGGGATCCGGCGAAAAGGCCGCAAAGAAGAAGAAGGCAGAATAAACATCGGAGGGTGAGACAGGATGATAGATCTGACTCAATTTTATGATATAAGGTTCCTGATTGAGCTGGGAGCTTTCTCTCTGCTCGCAGTGATCATCCTCGGCCTCTCAATCCTCACCGTCTACTCCAGAAATATAGTCCACAGCGGCCTTTACCTCCTGGGGAGCTTCGCCGCGGTGGCTGCGTTATACATATTCCTGAACGCCACCTTCGTCGGAGTGGCCCAGGTTCTGGTGTACATCGGAGCGGTTGGGGTGCTGATACTCTTCGCAATAATGCTCACAAAGAAGACGCTGATGGAGGAGGAGACCCATGGTTAAGGTCAAGACTTCGATTCTGATGTTGATCTTCCTGGCCACGCTGATCGTCCTCCTTGCAGCGACGCCTTGGGGCGGCGAGGAGATGGGTTCGTACAGCTTCGAGCCTAGAGAGGGGAATAGGGCCCCGGAGAGCGGGATAGGGGACATCGGCGTCGAGATCTTCACGTTGTACATCGTCGCCTTCGAGGTCCTCGGCCTGGTTCTCCTGGCAGCCATGATCGGGGCGATATACGTCGCAAGAAAGGAGTTGCCAAGATGACGGGGTGGAGGGAGGAAAAGAGATGATCCCACTGGTGCTATACGTGCTGCTGGCGTCGGCGATGTTCACCATCGGCCTTTATGGCCTTCTGACCCAGCGGAACGGTATCAAGCTTATGATGTGCGTGGAGATCCTGCTGAACAGCGCAAACATCAATCTGGTGGCGTTCTCGGCTTACCTGCCCAACGTAAACGGCCAGGTCTTCGCCCTGTTCTCCATCGCCCTCGCCGCTGCGGAGGCGGGCGTTGGATTTGCCATATTGATCACGCTGTACAGGCTGTACGGAACCATAGAACTGGACAACATCAACGCTCTGAGGTGGTAAAGGGATGTACCAAGATTACGCCTATCTGATCGTGGGGCTGCCGGTACTGGCCTTCGTCCTCACGATCTTTCTCGGCTGGCATCTGCCAAAGGGAGGCGGGTTCTTCACGGTTCTGGCAACCTTCGCAGGGTTCATACTCTCCTTCGGTATATTCAGGGAGATATACCCCAACGACGAGATCGTCCACCAGTCGATGCACTGGTTTGCGAGCTTCAACGCCGGGATCCTGATCGATCCCCTGGCGATAGTGATGCTCCTGATGGTCACCTTCGTCTGTACCCTGATTCACACCTATGCCCTAGGGTACATGGAGGGGGACCCCGGGATGGCCCGGTACTTCGCCGAGGCCGGCCTCTTTACGGCGGCGATGCTCGGCCTCGTCTTCTCGGACAACCTGCTCCAGCTCTTCATCTTCTGGGAGCTCGTCGGACTCTGCTCCTACCTGCTCATCGGGTTCTGGTACCGAAAGCCCTCGGCGGCCTCCGCCGCCAAGAAGGCCTTCCTGGTGACCAGGGTTGGAGACGTGATGTTCCTCGCGGGGATAGTCCTTCTCTATACCAACATGGTGAAGCTGAACCTCGTCCTGCCTGAGGGGGCTTACCTCCTCCAGTTCCAGACGATATACGACAGCCTGACCCTGATACCGCCAGACCAGCTCACCTGGATCGCCATCTTCCTCTTCGGAGGGGCCGTCGGCAAGTCCGGTCAGTTCCCCCTGCACGTCTGGCTTCCCGACGCCATGGAGGGTCCCACCACCGTCTCGGCGATGATCCATGCCGCGACGATGGTTACCGCCGGTGTCTATCTGGTGGCGAGGATGTTCCCGCTCTTCTACGCGGCCCCCAACGGCCTCACCGTCGTCGCATACGTCGGCGCCTTTACGGCGCTATTCGCGGCAACGATGGGCCTGGTGATGTTCGACATCAAGAGGGTCCTCGCCTACTCGACGGTCAGCCAGCTCGGTTACATGATGGCAGCCCTGGGGTTCGGCGCTGCCGTAGGGGCTACGGCCGTGGGCGTCTCCATCTTCCACCTGATCGGCCACTCCTTCTTCAAGGCCCTCCTCTTCCTCTGCGCCGGTAGCGTCATCCACGCCGTCGGCACCAACGACATGAGGGAGATGGGAGGGGTCCTGAAGCACATGAAGTGGACCGGCCTGACGATGCTCGCGGGCTCCCTCACCCTGGCCGGGTTCCCCTATACCACCGGGTTCTTCAGCAAGGACGAGATCATCATCCTCGCCTTCGAGAACGGAGCCTTCGGCCTCGGATGGATCCCGTACGTCTTCGTTATCCTCGCCGCCCTCTTGACGGCGATCTACACCTTCCGGCTCTGGTTCCTCACCTTCGACGGCGAGGCGAGGAGCGACTACCACAAGCACGAGTCCCCCTGGATCATGCTGGGACCCCTGGTGATCCTGGCGATCTTCGCCCTCTTCATGGGGATGCCTTCCCAGGAGGGGTTCTACCACTACGTCGGAAACAACTTCGATCACTTCGGGGTAGACTTCGAGGAGCTGGCGGTGATCGGGGGCCATCACGTCTCCCACGCTCACGTCCACGAGCCGCTGATCTTCAAGCTCCTGCCGATCATCATCGGAGTCGGCGGCATCATCGTCGCAGCCCTCTTCTACTCGCGGTGGAAGAGGTTCGATCCGGGGATGGTCACCTCGGAGAGGGATCCCCTTCGGAAGATCCTCCTCAAGAGGTACTACCAGAACGAGATCTACACCCTCTGGTTCGCAGAGAAGGTGGTCTACGGTATAGCCATCGTCTCCAACATGATCGACCTCAAGATCATCGACGGAGCGGTGAACAAAATTAGCGCCATATCCGTCGGAATCGGCGGGACGGTCCGCAAGCTCCAGACCGGGGTGATCCAGAACTACCTCACCGCCATAGTCCTGGGAGTTGCGGTCCTGCTGATACTTATTCAGCTGGCGTCGATGGGGGTGGCGATATGATGGATAACGCCATATCGTTGATGATCGCCTTACCTCTCCTGGCAGCGGTAGTGGCCTTCTTCGCCGGAAGGTTGGCGAAGTACGCGGCCCTGATCGGGTCTCTAGTGCCTCTGGCGATATCCCTCCAGATGTTCCAGGAGTTCGACAAGACCTCGAACGCTATGCAGTTTGTGGAGAGCTACGACTGGGTACCCGCCCTAGGCGTCAAGTACACCGTGGGCGTCGACGGCATTGGGCTTCCCCTGATCCTCCTCTCCACCATTGTGAGCATCCTCGTGGTGGTATACTCCTGGGGCGAGAAGACGAGGTCCAACCAGTTCTTCGCCCTCCTCCTCCTCAACGAGGTGGGGGTCCTCGGAGTCTTTACAGCCCTCGACTTCTTCCTATTCTACATCTTCTGGGAGGTCGTGCTGATACCCATGTTCTTCCTGATAGGGATATGGGGCGGTCCGAGGAAGGACTACGCTGCGATTAAGTTCTTCATCTACACTCACGTGGCGAGCCTGATAATGCTCTTATCCATATTCGGGCTCTACTTCAGCTACAGGACGCCTGAGGGCATGAGGACCTTCGACATGATGACCCTCCTCCAGGCGACGGGAGATTCGACGATCTTCTCGCCGATGCTCCTGAACTTGATCTTCTTCGGGCTCCTCTTCGGGTTCCTGGTGAAGATGCCCGCGGTCCCCTTCCACACCTGGCTGCCGGACGCTCACGTCGAGGCGCCGACGGCGGGGTCCGTCCTCCTGGCGGCCTTACTCCTGAAGATGGGAGGCTACGGCCTCTTCAGGATCGTGATGCCGATGCTCCCGAACGTCTCCAGCCACTACATCACCCTGATGGCGGTGATAGGGGTCATCAGCATAATTTACGGCGGCTTCCTGGCGCTGGCCCAGAAGGACCTGAAGAAGATGGTCGCCTACTCCAGCGTC
The sequence above is drawn from the Methanothrix harundinacea 6Ac genome and encodes:
- the nuoL gene encoding NADH-quinone oxidoreductase subunit L, producing MYQDYAYLIVGLPVLAFVLTIFLGWHLPKGGGFFTVLATFAGFILSFGIFREIYPNDEIVHQSMHWFASFNAGILIDPLAIVMLLMVTFVCTLIHTYALGYMEGDPGMARYFAEAGLFTAAMLGLVFSDNLLQLFIFWELVGLCSYLLIGFWYRKPSAASAAKKAFLVTRVGDVMFLAGIVLLYTNMVKLNLVLPEGAYLLQFQTIYDSLTLIPPDQLTWIAIFLFGGAVGKSGQFPLHVWLPDAMEGPTTVSAMIHAATMVTAGVYLVARMFPLFYAAPNGLTVVAYVGAFTALFAATMGLVMFDIKRVLAYSTVSQLGYMMAALGFGAAVGATAVGVSIFHLIGHSFFKALLFLCAGSVIHAVGTNDMREMGGVLKHMKWTGLTMLAGSLTLAGFPYTTGFFSKDEIIILAFENGAFGLGWIPYVFVILAALLTAIYTFRLWFLTFDGEARSDYHKHESPWIMLGPLVILAIFALFMGMPSQEGFYHYVGNNFDHFGVDFEELAVIGGHHVSHAHVHEPLIFKLLPIIIGVGGIIVAALFYSRWKRFDPGMVTSERDPLRKILLKRYYQNEIYTLWFAEKVVYGIAIVSNMIDLKIIDGAVNKISAISVGIGGTVRKLQTGVIQNYLTAIVLGVAVLLILIQLASMGVAI
- a CDS encoding complex I subunit 4 family protein, which translates into the protein MDNAISLMIALPLLAAVVAFFAGRLAKYAALIGSLVPLAISLQMFQEFDKTSNAMQFVESYDWVPALGVKYTVGVDGIGLPLILLSTIVSILVVVYSWGEKTRSNQFFALLLLNEVGVLGVFTALDFFLFYIFWEVVLIPMFFLIGIWGGPRKDYAAIKFFIYTHVASLIMLLSIFGLYFSYRTPEGMRTFDMMTLLQATGDSTIFSPMLLNLIFFGLLFGFLVKMPAVPFHTWLPDAHVEAPTAGSVLLAALLLKMGGYGLFRIVMPMLPNVSSHYITLMAVIGVISIIYGGFLALAQKDLKKMVAYSSVSHMGYVLLGAGALSVLSVQGAMFQQFSHGLITCVLFMSAGTIQHTAGTRIISDLGGLSDRMPKFAVLMLAGFMASLGLPGMCGFVAEVSVLAGAYQNLPVYVLIVIFGGIAVTAGYHLWAMQKVMFGPILKKYLDLKDPHSYEILSMSILILLIIYFGVQPATITDIMGVAAQPLVDPFTAIAQAGVI
- a CDS encoding NADH-quinone oxidoreductase subunit J, translated to MIDLTQFYDIRFLIELGAFSLLAVIILGLSILTVYSRNIVHSGLYLLGSFAAVAALYIFLNATFVGVAQVLVYIGAVGVLILFAIMLTKKTLMEEETHG
- a CDS encoding NADH-quinone oxidoreductase subunit I, which translates into the protein MEVTRLYPEKIMDLPDAERGVHVLEIRKCIGCGACARICPNDCIKLVAYSRGNPVKNKKLQYPQIDYGRCMFCGLCVDDCPASCLIMSKQFEISGWNREDIIYDPEDIAVGLYSDQELAELAEEARKAEEEKKRKAAEAAKAKKEKAAKAADEGDKGSGEKAAKKKKAE
- the fpoH gene encoding F420H2 dehydrogenase subunit FpoH; the protein is MVLSAITEFAAQEPKIYALIIGLIAAAILASVINVVAMLLVWLERKVMGDFQARYGPNRVGGRWGVLQLGADAIKLFTKEDVIPRGADKPVFVWAPIVAVATTMLVAGALPFGAVIIDGREIPLVVANMDISAFYIEAALSIMAISAFMAGWSSNNKYSMLGAFRGIARMIAYEVPMGVCVISVAIMAHSLNVVEIVHAQQGIWFALAQPIGFVIFGIALITDLGRMPFDQTEAEEEIIAGYNTEYSGIRFGLLYFQEYIVMLLGSILLVHLYLGGWNGPVIPVISFISPMIWFFMKLVIVLVALIWIRVSLPRFRIDQVTDLGWKILLPLSMVNLGWAVAVGLYFA
- the fpoK gene encoding F420H2 dehydrogenase subunit FpoK, giving the protein MIPLVLYVLLASAMFTIGLYGLLTQRNGIKLMMCVEILLNSANINLVAFSAYLPNVNGQVFALFSIALAAAEAGVGFAILITLYRLYGTIELDNINALRW
- a CDS encoding NADH-quinone oxidoreductase subunit J family protein, which codes for MVKVKTSILMLIFLATLIVLLAATPWGGEEMGSYSFEPREGNRAPESGIGDIGVEIFTLYIVAFEVLGLVLLAAMIGAIYVARKELPR